Proteins from one Novosphingobium pentaromativorans US6-1 genomic window:
- a CDS encoding aldehyde dehydrogenase family protein: protein MTMAACDMHYIGGEWIAPVEAGRVVAVISPASETQIGTVIAGGSAEVDKAVAAARRALPAFSSTTPAERAELLGRILALMEDRAEDFAQIITAEMGCPIGFSRSAQVPFGLAHIRAAIEVLGRFEFSRRQGTTMIAREAIGVCALITPWNWPLYQMTAKVAPALSTGCTMVLKPSENSPFSAQLFAQVLDEADLPAGVFNMVTGTGPEVGALLSSHVDVDMVSITGSTRAGVQVAQAAAPTVKRVTQELSGKSPNILLDDADFARVVPLGVASAMRNAGQSCSAPTRMLVPKRRLPEAEALAAAAADTIIVGDPRNDETVMGPLANRSQFEMVQAMIESGIAQGARLLCGGPGRPEGLERGFYTKPTIFSDVSSDMRIAREEIFGPVLCLIPYEDEQDAIRIANDTCYGLGSHVQSADLDRARRVAMQVRAGQVHINYPAWDAHAAFGGYKQSGNGREYGSFGFEEYLETKSVLGYFPS from the coding sequence ATGACCATGGCAGCTTGCGATATGCACTATATTGGTGGCGAATGGATTGCGCCGGTCGAAGCGGGCCGTGTAGTTGCGGTAATCAGCCCGGCAAGCGAAACGCAGATCGGAACCGTAATCGCCGGAGGATCGGCAGAGGTAGATAAGGCAGTCGCTGCCGCCCGGAGGGCCCTTCCTGCCTTCTCTTCCACGACACCAGCCGAGCGAGCGGAATTGCTCGGTCGCATTCTTGCGCTGATGGAAGATCGTGCCGAAGACTTCGCACAAATCATCACAGCCGAGATGGGCTGCCCGATAGGCTTTTCCCGAAGCGCACAAGTTCCATTTGGCTTGGCCCATATCCGCGCTGCAATCGAGGTACTGGGCAGGTTCGAGTTTTCCCGCCGACAGGGCACGACAATGATTGCCCGCGAAGCAATCGGAGTGTGCGCACTCATCACGCCCTGGAATTGGCCGCTTTACCAGATGACGGCCAAAGTTGCTCCGGCTCTTTCGACCGGTTGCACAATGGTCCTCAAGCCCAGTGAGAATTCACCTTTCAGTGCGCAGCTATTTGCGCAGGTGCTCGACGAGGCGGACCTGCCTGCAGGGGTGTTCAACATGGTCACGGGCACAGGACCGGAGGTTGGCGCACTGCTTTCCAGTCATGTCGATGTCGACATGGTTTCGATCACCGGTTCTACTCGTGCCGGGGTGCAGGTAGCGCAGGCGGCTGCACCGACTGTTAAGCGAGTGACGCAGGAATTGAGTGGGAAATCGCCGAATATACTTCTCGATGATGCCGATTTTGCGCGGGTGGTCCCACTCGGCGTAGCCTCTGCAATGCGCAATGCGGGCCAGTCTTGCAGCGCCCCGACGAGAATGCTTGTTCCGAAGCGGCGCCTGCCCGAAGCAGAAGCCCTGGCTGCTGCAGCCGCAGATACCATCATCGTTGGCGACCCGCGGAACGATGAGACCGTCATGGGTCCGCTTGCCAACCGCTCACAGTTCGAAATGGTCCAGGCGATGATCGAATCCGGCATTGCGCAAGGGGCACGGTTGCTTTGCGGCGGTCCCGGCCGCCCAGAGGGTCTGGAGCGTGGCTTCTACACGAAGCCGACCATATTTTCAGACGTTTCATCGGACATGCGCATTGCGCGGGAGGAGATTTTCGGGCCGGTCCTTTGCCTTATCCCTTACGAGGATGAGCAAGACGCGATCCGAATTGCCAACGACACCTGCTACGGCCTGGGCTCGCACGTCCAGTCAGCCGATCTGGACCGTGCGCGGCGCGTGGCGATGCAGGTAAGGGCGGGGCAAGTGCACATCAATTACCCTGCATGGGACGCGCATGCTGCGTTCGGTGGTTACAAGCAATCCGGAAACGGTCGGGAATACGGTAGTTTCGGTTTTGAGGAATACCTCGAGACGAAGTCCGTGCTGGGCTATTTCCCGTCATGA
- a CDS encoding rod shape-determining protein translates to MRLSRLFNFSSHDMAIDLGTVNTLVYVRDRGIVLNEPSVVALETLGGIPRVRAIGSDAKLMMGKTPDNVSTIRPLRGGVIADIDVAELMIKHFIDKAHDRPSRLPRRPEIAICVPSGSTPVERRAIQHAASQAGASKVWFIEESMAAAIGAGMPVTEPVGAMVVDIGGGTTEVAVLSLRGSAYSTSVRIGGDKLDEAIALAVRRKHNLMIGEVTAERIKLAIGTARMPEDGCGQVIRTKGRDLVNGVPKEIEISQAEIAEAISESVNQIVETVLNALENTAPELAADIVDQGIVMTGGGALLDHLDVILSRGTGLPVTVADNPLLCVANGAGRALEDPIYKGVLIAA, encoded by the coding sequence ATGCGATTATCGCGCTTATTCAATTTCTCTTCTCACGACATGGCGATCGATCTGGGAACGGTGAACACGCTCGTGTACGTCCGCGACCGGGGCATCGTCCTGAACGAACCCTCCGTTGTCGCGCTCGAGACCCTGGGCGGCATTCCGCGTGTGCGGGCGATCGGCAGCGATGCGAAGCTGATGATGGGCAAGACGCCTGATAATGTTTCCACGATCCGGCCCCTTCGCGGGGGCGTGATCGCCGATATCGATGTGGCTGAACTGATGATCAAGCATTTCATCGACAAGGCGCACGATCGGCCGAGCCGCTTGCCGCGCCGGCCCGAAATCGCGATCTGCGTGCCCTCCGGTTCGACGCCGGTGGAGCGCCGCGCCATTCAACATGCGGCAAGCCAGGCGGGCGCGTCGAAAGTCTGGTTCATCGAGGAATCGATGGCGGCGGCAATCGGCGCGGGGATGCCAGTGACCGAGCCGGTCGGCGCGATGGTCGTCGATATCGGGGGCGGGACGACCGAAGTCGCCGTCCTCTCCCTGCGCGGATCGGCCTACAGCACGTCCGTTCGCATCGGCGGAGACAAGCTCGACGAGGCGATCGCTCTTGCCGTGCGTCGCAAGCATAACCTGATGATCGGCGAAGTGACCGCCGAGCGCATCAAGCTGGCGATCGGCACCGCGCGCATGCCGGAGGACGGTTGCGGACAGGTGATCCGCACCAAGGGGCGCGACCTGGTGAATGGCGTGCCCAAGGAGATCGAGATCAGTCAGGCGGAGATTGCCGAGGCGATCTCCGAATCGGTCAACCAGATCGTCGAGACTGTTCTGAATGCGCTGGAGAATACCGCGCCGGAACTGGCGGCGGATATTGTCGACCAGGGGATCGTCATGACGGGCGGGGGCGCTCTGCTCGATCACCTCGACGTGATTCTTTCGCGCGGAACCGGACTTCCCGTGACCGTCGCGGACAATCCGCTGCTTTGCGTGGCGAACGGCGCGGGGCGGGCGTTGGAGGATCCCATCTACAAGGGCGTCCTGATCGCGGCCTGA
- a CDS encoding LysR family transcriptional regulator has translation MVTHEDLLFFQVLSTSTSLAEAARRLNVTPPAVTQRLRALETRVGVKLVDRNPRGLRLTDEGELIATEGVNIAHALEDLAERLSKRTEQVRGNLRVAAPYGFGRRYVASVMQSFAATHPFVTVKLDLSENPVRQVAETCDLIVHIGALPESDRLVTTLAPNRRILCAAPAYLDANGPIRHPQDLSAHKCLALRENSEDVTLWRFAKNENESVTVRIKPVMSSNDGEIIRQWALAGMGVMVRSEWDVVEDLEAGNLQEVLPEWRPPSADVVALLHARHGRSGRTSAFLQCLRESLSPVPWRALK, from the coding sequence ATGGTTACGCATGAGGACCTCCTCTTCTTCCAAGTCCTCTCAACCTCGACTTCCCTGGCCGAGGCGGCGCGCCGTCTCAACGTAACGCCTCCGGCAGTTACCCAGCGCCTGCGCGCTCTGGAAACTCGGGTAGGTGTCAAATTGGTCGACCGGAACCCGCGCGGACTTCGCCTGACTGACGAAGGGGAGCTGATCGCGACCGAAGGTGTGAACATTGCTCACGCACTGGAAGATCTGGCAGAGCGATTGTCCAAACGAACCGAGCAGGTGCGAGGCAATCTTCGCGTGGCCGCTCCCTACGGGTTTGGAAGACGATACGTTGCCAGTGTCATGCAATCATTCGCAGCAACCCATCCTTTCGTCACGGTCAAGCTGGACCTGTCCGAAAATCCGGTGAGGCAAGTGGCGGAAACTTGCGACCTTATCGTACATATCGGCGCGCTGCCCGAAAGCGACAGGCTGGTAACTACCCTTGCCCCGAACCGCCGTATCCTGTGCGCTGCGCCCGCCTATCTGGACGCAAATGGCCCGATCCGTCATCCGCAGGACCTCTCGGCGCATAAATGTCTGGCCCTGCGTGAAAACAGTGAAGACGTAACGCTCTGGCGCTTCGCGAAGAACGAAAATGAAAGTGTGACGGTCCGAATAAAGCCCGTGATGTCGAGCAACGACGGCGAGATCATTCGGCAATGGGCTCTTGCAGGAATGGGTGTCATGGTCCGCAGCGAGTGGGACGTTGTCGAGGATCTTGAAGCCGGAAACTTGCAGGAAGTACTTCCGGAGTGGCGACCGCCCAGCGCAGATGTTGTTGCGCTATTGCATGCCCGGCACGGCAGGAGCGGGCGAACCAGCGCATTCCTGCAATGTTTGCGCGAAAGCCTCTCCCCGGTGCCGTGGCGGGCATTGAAGTGA
- a CDS encoding DNA-3-methyladenine glycosylase I codes for MTPVCRCAWAQGDPVMEAYHDAEWGVPVRDPRLLWEMLVLEGFQAGLSWRTILHRRDGFRRAFDGFDPEVIAAYGTDKVEALMQDEGIIRARAKIEATIGNARAYLRMREEGRNFAEFIWSFVDGKTQVNDGTIIPASTHTSAALSKALKVEGFKFVGPTIAYAFMQAVGMVDDHEPGCFRRA; via the coding sequence ATGACGCCCGTCTGCCGTTGCGCATGGGCCCAAGGCGATCCGGTGATGGAAGCCTATCACGATGCCGAATGGGGCGTGCCGGTCCGCGATCCTCGCCTCCTGTGGGAGATGCTTGTCCTGGAAGGCTTTCAGGCCGGACTGTCCTGGCGAACGATCCTGCACCGGCGCGACGGCTTTCGGCGCGCCTTTGACGGCTTCGATCCTGAAGTCATCGCGGCTTACGGCACGGACAAGGTCGAAGCCCTGATGCAGGACGAGGGCATCATCCGCGCCCGCGCCAAGATCGAAGCCACCATCGGCAATGCCAGGGCGTACTTGCGCATGCGCGAGGAAGGCCGGAACTTCGCGGAATTCATCTGGTCTTTCGTGGACGGAAAGACCCAGGTCAACGATGGCACTATCATACCGGCGAGCACCCATACCTCCGCCGCGCTGTCCAAGGCCCTCAAGGTTGAAGGCTTCAAGTTCGTCGGGCCAACGATTGCCTATGCGTTCATGCAGGCCGTCGGCATGGTCGACGATCACGAGCCCGGCTGCTTTCGTCGTGCCTGA